CTTGGTCTGCCCGTTCCACACCCGAATCAAGTGGCTGTCTGAATCCGTCATATACACGTTTCCATCGGACCCGACGGCAATCCCCGCAGGCCTGGAGAGGCTCGGCGAACTGGGCTCAGCCGATCCCTGGTATCGATAGGTCCCGCCGTCTCCCGCTACCGTCGCAATCTGCCCGGTTGCCGGATCAACGGACCGTATCCGGCTGTTAAACGTATCGGCCACATAGACGACGCCGTCCCCGCCTAACGCCACGCCGCTGGGGCCGGCCAGACTCGCTTGAACGGCCGAAACCTGGTCTCCGCTATAGGCCGCCGTTCCATCTCCGGCCACCGTGGTGATGACTCCTGTTGCCAGGTCGACCCGACGCACACGATTGTTGCTTTGATCCGCGATGTACAACGCCTCGTCGCTGACGGCCAACCCGGTCGGTTCATTGATCGCGGCCGACACCGCCGGTCCGCCATCGCCGGAATACCGCGCCTGGCCTGTGCCGGCCACGTTGGTGATGATCCCGGTCGCCGCATCGACCTTTCTCACCCGGTGATTCATCGTATCGGCAATATACAGGTTGCCTGCGCGATCGACGGCCACAGCACTGGGGAAATTCAGTCGCGCTTTCCTGGCGGGGCCGCCGTCGCCCGAATCGTGCTCAACCGTCAACCGCCCTCCGGTCACATACCGGACGGTGCCACTCAGATCGGTCACTTGCGTGT
This sequence is a window from Nitrospira sp.. Protein-coding genes within it:
- a CDS encoding SMP-30/gluconolactonase/LRE family protein is translated as MTTRTTQSGLIETLAGNGEPGYAGDGGLAGAASLNEPKGLCVDREGNLYIADSENHVVRRVDRATGIITTVAGVCPSGTTGPSVPEPPVAAETGDDEDPFADHSGDSTKAYTQVTDLSGTVRYVTGGRLTVEHDSGDGGPARKARLNFPSAVAVDRAGNLYIADTMNHRVRKVDAATGIITNVAGTGQARYSGDGGPAVSAAINEPTGLAVSDEALYIADQSNNRVRRVDLATGVITTVAGDGTAAYSGDQVSAVQASLAGPSGVALGGDGVVYVADTFNSRIRSVDPATGQIATVAGDGGTYRYQGSAEPSSPSLSRPAGIAVGSDGNVYMTDSDSHLIRVWNGQTKTIARLSGTGVAQFGGDGGDALAGSLSYPFGVAVDASGTVYVADTFNHRIRVLTATA